TAGGTAAGTGCTGTTGGCATATCAGTTCACATAGCTCTTTGTTTACATGGCCAGAGAGAACGATGCCAATGAACAGATTAATTTAAAAGAATGTAATCACTGTTTTTGCTTTCTGGTGGccttgtctttgtttgcatCTAGCATGGCTGTACAAATGGTTAACATGTTAGATGCAGTTTGTCTTTATACACGGTTCAAAGCAGACGGGAGTAATTTCAATAAGTCTCATTATTTGTATCACAAATACAGTTTGtgggatgtgtgtttttgttggtttttgtttcagtttttatgtttgaaCAATATTTTTGCGGTGTCGCATGGATGTATTTTATGCTCTGCATAGAGCATAGCCCTTGGGCAGGGGCAGTGATGTTACCCATCATGCCCAAGTTTCATTTGAgtccaccacagtcacacaccaaaataactagttattccATTCCACAGCTGTAGACTTTTCTATAGCCCACGAGCGATGATCTCGTGGGTGACAATCTGTATTTAAGGCGTAGCATTACGTCTGAAACTTATTTTGACAATCGGTGGTCATGTAATCATGATGTCACATGCTTTTTTTCCGGGTTAGTTGTCCTGGAAACATGAAGTTCTGCCAGTGCTGTGGTGTTTGTGGATCAGGGTGAAAACAACGAccagaaatcaaaacaacatattacTGTATACCACCAGTATGTGTGAAAACACTCACCCTGGCTGTAACTGTTGTTTAGTCCTAAATTTATACtaagtttattaaaaatagtatattatggctgtaaattagtaAGTACAGTTGGTACAGTAAACCAGCAGattcatgatcatattattaggaacaataagaACGTGTACAAGGTGAAACAGTGTGGGACTGtggttgtttgattgtttgtgtgagaaTTTCGCAAAACTGTACTGACTGTgtttggagggggggggggtCAGGTAAGTGTTGGGAATTGCCTCAAAAGTAGACAAAGCTTGTCTACTTTTAAATGGTGTGTGTAGAGATAGGTTCCGCTTGTTGAACTGAATGAGGATGATGTGTTCAGGGAGTTACCAAAttattagcatcacagtcaatgctTCATAGACAAAGCTGCGTCATTCGCACATTATTAAAGCACATCAGCTTTGTCATTGTTCCCTTTACCTTGACCAATTATGCTTAAGGACCTTAACAGCTTAGCAATTGACCTGCACATCAGgctggtttgttattcatattgcTCCCCTTACAGCTTATAATACGAGCTTCTGATTGAATACAGGTTTGGATATGTGTAACATTTGCTttgtaaaacaacaatactgagtTACCTAGCTAATGATAATCAAGTCACATAACgttctgaaacacacagtggcTTATTACAGcatgagaaaaacattttggAATCCCTGGAAACACTCACTCTGGGTACTGCACCTAGGCAGTAGCCAGTTAAAAGTAATTGTTATTAAGTCCTATATTTATACTAAGCTTTATAaccataaattattattaaagtacAGTCGATATAGTAATCCAACACATTTATGATCATATTAtgaggaacaataacaacatgctGGAAGTGTAACagtctgtaactgtgtgtttgagtgcttgTATGGGAATCTCACAAAAGGGAGTAAAGGGAGTGATGTTGTAATTGTGCTTTTTAcaattgtatgtgttttttttgttttttttttacagtggattGAATTTCCAGGGACGTCACAAAGTTACAGAGGAACAGGAATTGGTTTAAATTATTTCGTTCATTTAATACAACTGTTTTCTGGTGTATATTTTACTGTTTCTTTGTGAGTTTTTGAATTTCTATAGGTTAGGTGAAGATGCCTCGCCTGAAGAAGCACAACCGTTCCATCGCGACCAAGAAGAGCATGGAGGAACGcctggcagcagtggtggcatCTGCGCCTCTGGTCTCCACCACTTGCTTCCCACCACCAACACGTGGTCCCTCACGTATGTGTTCacctgttttctttaaattgttTGGAGAGTGCATGCAGTCATGTTCAGTgtctttaatgtattttgtacGTGCACAATGTATTTGGGTGATGTGTTcttctattttaatgttttgtctttttaactagGTCGTGGTACTGGTCGTCGCCACCGTGTGAGCACCTGGCCAGTTTCACCCCTGACTGGCAGGAGTCACAAGATGATCATCCCAGCCGAGTCACCTGACAAGAAGGTATTGATTTTGAatttacaaacataattatttatgtGAGGCGTAGTTATTAATGTTCTTAAATAAATCTTTTCTATTGTTATAGTTTGTTCTTCTTGTCGGTGATTCCCACCTGCGCGCCATTGTTGATGGCCATGTGAAGATTTCGCACAAGCAGCTTTCTTTTGGTCTCATGTCAACGCCAGGCGCTGACGCCAAGGACCTGAGGACTGAGATGGTGAGTGCAGTCCTTCCCAGGACACCTgaccttgtttgtgttcttgcGCCCAGCAACAACTTGACTAAGGGGACATTGGATCAGGCTGCAGTGGACTTTGAGGAGCTTCTCACCAGTGCCTTGTCTCGGTGGCCGAAGGcaagattattttaatatgttcaCGTCTTTCCAATCATAATGAATGTGGCTTTATAGGCTGTTGTAgataatttctttttatttcaatgcatgtttgtgattattatattgcttgtttttaaataatgttatgtGTTGTTATAGTTGTTTGTCCTGGACTTCCCTCCGCGCCGGAACGTGGATCAGGACTTGCAGGAACTTTTTCGCCAGGAGTTTCACCGTGTGGCTGCACGCAAGGGTATGGCCcaaaaatatttagttcagTCTAATTCAAGTTGCATGTGTCATTGGCTTTTATGGCATATGGAGAAAGATaatttctgtcacattcagaatgtttttaaattaatatgatgCAAAcagattgtattttatttaaacaaacattatatttgtttgtttaggtgTGAGGTACTACTCTATTGCAGAGTTCTTTCCTCTCAGCCAGCGTGACCTGTGGAGTTGGGATGGGGTaagtggaaatgatttgtttattgtcCTTTCTTACCTTTACATATATACTAGTTTTTTTTCAGAGTTTGTTAAAGcactgtataaaatgtgttattattattatcatcattattattattattattattattattaataagttGATCTGACAAATTTTGTTTTGCAGATTAGCAACAGTATTGACAGTGTTGTTAATTTGAGTTTGATCTAATTTTTTTGCAGGTGCACCTGAGTGATGGATCTGGGATGAGGACGCTGGTGACATTGCTATGCGACAAATCCAGTCTGGAGCTAGCGATGGCTGTTGCACAGGAGGAGTCGCGTAGCATGTTGCCAGCtgttcctgctcctgctcctcgtcTGGCTCCGAGGTTGGTTGTGGTTGGAGAGGCCCGCTCTCCACGTCCGTTGCACAACCCATTGGATTGGAAGGTGGTTGAACCACGCAGGACGGTAAATGAGTTGCATACTTTGTGTTTTaggagaaacagaaacatttccaTGCAATTCACTGCACAAATGGTcaaaatgtacatgtataaaattatatttttcattaCAGGGGAGCAGCTCGCCCCCTAAGGGAGGGAAGGTTCAGCTCAgggtatgttttgttttttaattcacctTTTGATAGCTATGTTTATTGATTGATGTATCTATCTGTATGTTTTCTCAACGGAAGTTGTTACtaaaattctttcttttttgtctcacaaGGATTGTTACATCCCTCTCACTCCTGTGTGGTTCAGCCCACCAATGTTGGAGATGATGGACAGTGTCCGTCCGGGCAATCTTGATCAGAAGGAGCCCAGTACTTCTGCCAAGGGACCAACGGTAATGTGCATGCAAAGAGTGTTTATTAGCCAATGATTCAATTAGGAAAAATGAACTGTCAAGACTGATGTCATTATTTGAAGTTGTTGCAATTTAagcattttgttattattcttttagGGGGTCAAGCGTCCTAGGAGCCCTTTTGCTCCAAAGAAGAGCTGTGGGAAACAGAAGGTTTGAGacgttgtatttgttttctagTGTTTGGCAGTAAATTGTGTAAGAACATGGAAGtaatttgtttgctgtttttttttctaaggtGAAGGTGGAGGAGTGGCCTGAACTTCCCAAGGCTGTGTCGGTAAGTGCACATTGTGTGAAAGTTGTATAATTTTATGAATGGATTATGCAACAccttgttattttattcatactGTAAGTTGGAAGGGCTGTGGGAACCAGCTGGTTGAGcgtgttacattttatttctggtGTTGGGCAGTAAATTGTGGAAGGGCATACAGttaatgtgtttgctgtgttcttttttgtttttgtctaagGTGGAAGTGGGGGATTGGCCTGGAGTGCCCAAGGCTGTGGAGGTAAGGGCAGATTGTGtgaatgtatataaatgtattctgTTAAACAAATTTCACTGTATATATAAGTAGTTTATGGTCAAGATTGACTTGCATATGCAAATGTTGAATTTTCCAATATTTGATTCCCTGAAAAGTATCACAAGTCCGGGCTGTTATAAATGTACAGATACAGCTGTGTTACAATGTGTAACaagattgattgtttttttttcatcaggagGTCCCTGTGGAGCGTCCCCGCAGACGCATTGTCTTCAAGAAGAGGCGTACTTCTCAGCAggtttgtctttatttagatTATGATTTTATAAAGAATTTAGTTAGTGTTGATAGTGCTCAAACATTGTGGCAGTTGTAACATAGTGATGAAGTTATTGTGAAGTCATGGTGAGTCtaacattcagtgtgttttgtaGCAGGTTGCAGCTGCAGATGTTGTGGAGGTGATGAGTGGACCATCACCTGTGACCATTGAAGACTGTCCCCCTCTGCACAGCTCCCCAGACCTCATCCAAAGTAAGGTCGCTGCTAATGTTGATACTTTGCCGGTAACGTTTGATGCTGGGTCTGTTAGTTCAGGTGAAGAGGAGATCATAGTGGTCTCTGATACAGACAGTGAGGGTTCCATTTCTTTTGGGTGGACTGATACTTTGCCACTAGCCCAAGGTTCAGGGTCTGTTGGGGCAGGTGTAGATGAGGTCACAGTGATCTCTGATACAGACAGTGAGGGTTCCATTTCTTTTGGGTGCTTTGATACTGTGCCGCGAAGTTTTGGGGTGCGTTCTGTGAGGGGATCCTTTCATCAGGGGGATCAGCGTTTTAAATATAGAGGTGTACAGTGTATGGCAGTAAGTTTGGCTGCCATGGCAATGCATAAGACCAagagtgtgttttcttggcAAACGAGACATCTGGACAAGGCTGTTGTTTGTGGTGACAAGATTTACACATCTTTGCGTGACAATAACTTGATTTGTGGTGGGCACACTATCCCGTGTATTCCAGAGTTACCAAAGCAGTTAGATAAAGATGGCCATAGCTATGATTTTGAGTATGGTGACTTTGTGACTGGGGATGTCAATGTGGTTGAGGGAGAGTTTATTGATGCAGGTGTGTGCACAACTCTCAAGGACGGTTTGGAAAAGATGTGTATGGAATATGACACATGCTTTTTCACATTGTTATCCCGTACTTGTGGGATTATTAGGGAAGGGGAACggtttgctgttgttgactCTCATGCACGCAGTGCAGATGGGATGGTGCATCCCAACGGAAAgagtgttgttgtgtattttagtaGTCTTGAACACTTGATTCAGCATGTTAGCTGTTTTGCTGCAGGATTCAGAGGGACACAGAAGTTGTTTGAGATTGCTGGTGTTCGTGTCACTGTGAAAGTAGATGGTGGTGCTAGCCAGTCATCTTCAGGGAAGATTGGTGCAAAGCGCAAGGCTACTACAATGCCTACTCGTACCTCAAAGAGGTTTAAAAGGAGTGACCCAGTTGATTCAGATGTAGCATTTGTTAGTGAGGTTACAGTTAAGGAGTTGGTGTTTAACCCTGTTCGTAATGATGTAGCTCGAACTTTATGTGACAAATTACATGTTGAGTCAGAGAAAGTCGACGATGTGTTTTCAATAGTTGGTGTGTTGGGGGCTccgtgcaaaaaggacacaaTAGTTGGTGATGGCAACTGTTTTTTTAGATCAGTCAGTCAAGCTGTTTGTGGTTCACAAAAGAATCACAGGAAAATTAGATTAGCTGTAGTTAAACAATTAGAAGACAATGCTGTAGCTTATGAGAACATTTTGAGACGTGAGTTCTCGTCAGTGTCAGATTATGTCAGTAAGTCAAGGATGCGTTATGTCGGCAGTTGGGCGACAGAGGTTGAgattcaagcagcagcagattgtttAGGAGTTTCCATTTTCACTTACATTGGTGATCGCTGGCTTGAATATAGTTGTAAGAATAGGCAGTTTTCCAGTCAGGCAGTGTACTTAGATAATGTCAATGGTAACCACTATgagactgttgtttgtgttcatcagccacagtcacagttttGTTATGGTTACTGCAAAGTAGGTGAGGCTACAACAGGCTACAA
This region of Solea senegalensis isolate Sse05_10M unplaced genomic scaffold, IFAPA_SoseM_1 scf7180000012464, whole genome shotgun sequence genomic DNA includes:
- the LOC122759838 gene encoding uncharacterized protein LOC122759838 — its product is MPRLKKHNRSIATKKSMEERLAAVVASAPLVSTTCFPPPTRGPSRRGTGRRHRVSTWPVSPLTGRSHKMIIPAESPDKKFVLLVGDSHLRAIVDGHVKISHKQLSFGLMSTPGADAKDLRTEMVSAVLPRTPDLVCVLAPSNNLTKGTLDQAAVDFEELLTSALSRWPKLFVLDFPPRRNVDQDLQELFRQEFHRVAARKGVRYYSIAEFFPLSQRDLWSWDGVHLSDGSGMRTLVTLLCDKSSLELAMAVAQEESRSMLPAVPAPAPRLAPRLVVVGEARSPRPLHNPLDWKVVEPRRTGSSSPPKGGKVQLRDCYIPLTPVWFSPPMLEMMDSVRPGNLDQKEPSTSAKGPTGVKRPRSPFAPKKSCGKQKVKVEEWPELPKAVSVEVGDWPGVPKAVEEVPVERPRRRIVFKKRRTSQQQVAAADVVEVMSGPSPVTIEDCPPLHSSPDLIQSKVAANVDTLPVTFDAGSVSSGEEEIIVVSDTDSEGSISFGWTDTLPLAQGSGSVGAGVDEVTVISDTDSEGSISFGCFDTVPRSFGVRSVRGSFHQGDQRFKYRGVQCMAVSLAAMAMHKTKSVFSWQTRHLDKAVVCGDKIYTSLRDNNLICGGHTIPCIPELPKQLDKDGHSYDFEYGDFVTGDVNVVEGEFIDAGVCTTLKDGLEKMCMEYDTCFFTLLSRTCGIIREGERFAVVDSHARSADGMVHPNGKSVVVYFSSLEHLIQHVSCFAAGFRGTQKLFEIAGVRVTVKVDGGASQSSSGKIGAKRKATTMPTRTSKRFKRSDPVDSDVAFVSEVTVKELVFNPVRNDVARTLCDKLHVESEKVDDVFSIVGVLGAPCKKDTIVGDGNCFFRSVSQAVCGSQKNHRKIRLAVVKQLEDNAVAYENILRREFSSVSDYVSKSRMRYVGSWATEVEIQAAADCLGVSIFTYIGDRWLEYSCKNRQFSSQAVYLDNVNGNHYETVVCVHQPQSQFCYGYCKVGEATTGYNFRQHSKVEAQATTTICTNVNYCFSKHLTSQKLFKNKTKYRENMLEKLKRQEQSKIKYLEDVIHREKIKAFNKVKYTQDVSHREKMKKLSKVKYTQDVSH